The following are from one region of the Camelus dromedarius isolate mCamDro1 chromosome 16, mCamDro1.pat, whole genome shotgun sequence genome:
- the MCRIP1 gene encoding mapk-regulated corepressor-interacting protein 1 isoform X1, producing the protein MRNRLGGNNNQALQAARALDDCSLPHRLTLCREGCSGPRGPGVSAELPHPGEGAPWAAVVQVQGPSRVQAAPGPASPPPGPIKLTLPHPEPAGLWLDPVPWETGRAQLKGGGSPSGEGDLRPTPVSWGFPFQRPRASGSGAGGSDTPAMTSSPVSRVVYNGKRNSSPRSPPSSSEIFTPAHEENVRFIYEAWQGVERDLRSQMSGSERGLVEEYVEKVPNPSLKTFKPIDLSDLKRRNTQDAKKS; encoded by the exons atgagaaacaggCTTGGTGGAAACAACAACCAGGCCCTGCAGGCTGCGAGGGCACTGGACGACTGCAGCCTTCCCCACAGACTCACGCTCTGCCGGGAAGGGTGTTCTGGGCCTCGGGGACCGGGAGTGTCAGCAGAGCTGCCCCACCCCGGGGAAGGTGCTCCCTGGGCAGCAGTGGTCCAAGTGCAGGGGCCGTCCAGAGTCCAGGCCGCTCCGGGTCCTGCATCGCCACCCCCCGGCCCCATCAAGCTGACCCTGCCACACCCTGAGCCAGCTGGGTTGTGGCTGGACCCAGTCccctgggagacagggagggcACAGCTAAAGGGAGGAGGCAGCCCCTCTGGAGAGGGTGACCTCCGTCCCACTCCTGTGTCGTGGGGCTTCCCCTTCCAGAGGCCGAGGGCATCCGGCAGCGGAGCAGGAGGATCAGACACCCCAGCGATGACCAG ctcccctgtCTCCAGAGTTGTCTACAACGGCAAGAGGAACAGCAGCCCCCGCTCCCCCCCCAGCAGCAGCGAGATCTTCACCCCAGCCCATGAGGAGAATGTGCGCTTCATCTACGAAG CCTGGCAGGGTGTGGAGCGAGACCTGCGCAGCCAGATGTCAGGCAGCGAGAGGGGCCTGGTGGAGGAGTACGTGGAGAAGGTCCCTAACCCCAGCCTGAAGA CCTTCAAGCCCATCGACCTGAGCGACCTGAAGCGCCGGAACACGCAGGACGCCAAGAAGTCCTAG
- the MCRIP1 gene encoding mapk-regulated corepressor-interacting protein 1 isoform X2, translating to MTSSPVSRVVYNGKRNSSPRSPPSSSEIFTPAHEENVRFIYEAWQGVERDLRSQMSGSERGLVEEYVEKVPNPSLKTFKPIDLSDLKRRNTQDAKKS from the exons ATGACCAG ctcccctgtCTCCAGAGTTGTCTACAACGGCAAGAGGAACAGCAGCCCCCGCTCCCCCCCCAGCAGCAGCGAGATCTTCACCCCAGCCCATGAGGAGAATGTGCGCTTCATCTACGAAG CCTGGCAGGGTGTGGAGCGAGACCTGCGCAGCCAGATGTCAGGCAGCGAGAGGGGCCTGGTGGAGGAGTACGTGGAGAAGGTCCCTAACCCCAGCCTGAAGA CCTTCAAGCCCATCGACCTGAGCGACCTGAAGCGCCGGAACACGCAGGACGCCAAGAAGTCCTAG
- the GCGR gene encoding glucagon receptor isoform X1 codes for MPRLQPRCPHLLLLLLLAWQPQAPSAQVMDFLFEKWKLYGDQCLYNLSLLPPPTELVCNRTFDKYSCWPDTPPNTTANISCPWYLPWHRKVQHRFVFKRCGPDGQWVRGPRGQPWRNASQCQVDDEELAVQKEAAQMYSSFQVMYTVGYSLSLGALLLALAILLGLSKLHCTRNYIHVNLFTSFVLKASSVLAIDALLKTRYSQRIGDDLSVSVWLSDGAVAGCRVAAVFMQYGVVANYCWLLVEGLYLHGLLGLAAAPGRSCFGLYLGIGWGAPMLFVIPWAVVKCLFENIQCWTSNDNMAFWWILRFPVFLAILINFFIFIRILHVLVAKLRAHQMRYTDYKLRLAKSTLTLIPLLGVHEVVFAFVTDEHAQGALRSTKLFFDLFLSSFQGLLVAVLYCFLNKEVQSELLRRWHRWHEGKALHNERHMGGGHMAQPASGPPSQKLLLSRGGGSSNGTSQDPSAETCLAGGLPGLAESPF; via the exons ATGCCCCGCCTCCAGCCAcgctgcccccacctcctgctgctgctgctgctggcctggcAG CCACAGGCCCCCTCCGCTCAGGTGATGGACTTCCTGTTTGAGAAGTGGAAGCTCTACGGAGACCAGTGTCTCTACAACCTGAgcctgctgcccccacccacgG AGCTGGTCTGTAACAGAACGTTTGACAAGTATTCCTGCTGGCCGGACACCCCTCCCAACACCACGGCCAACATCTCCTGCCCCTGGTACCTCCCCTGGCACCGCAAAG TGCAGCACCGCTTCGTCTTCAAGAGGTGTGGGCCCGATGGGCAGTGGGTGCGCGGGCCTCGGGGGCAGCCGTGGCGGAATGCCTCCCAGTGCCAGGTGGACGACGAGGAGCTCGCAGTCCAG AAAGAGGCGGCCCAGATGTACAGCAGCTTCCAGGTGATGTACACGGTGGGGTACTCCCTCTCCCTGGGGGCCCTGCTCCTGGCCCTGGCCATCCTGCTGGGCCTCAG CAAGCTGCACTGTACCCGGAACTACATCCACGTGAACCTGTTCACGTCCTTCGTGCTCAAGGCCAGCTCCGTGCTGGCCATCGACGCGCTGCTCAAGACCCGCTACAGCCAGCGGATCGGGGACGACCTCAGCGTGAGCGTCTGGCTGAGTGACGGG GCGGTGGCCGGCTGCCGGGTGGCCGCGGTGTTCATGCAGTACGGAGTCGTGGCCAACTACTGCTGGCTGCTGGTGGAGGGCCTGTACCTGCACGGCCTGCTGGGCCTCGCCGCCGCCCCTGGGAGGAGCTGCTTCGGCCTTTACCTGGGCATCGGCTGGG GTGCCCCCATGCTGTTCGTCATCCCCTGGGCGGTGGTCAAGTGTCTGTTCGAGAACATCCA gtGCTGGACCAGCAACGACAACATGGCCTTCTGGTGGATCCTGCGGTTCCCCGTCTTCCTGGCCATCCTG ATCAACTTTTTCATCTTCATCCGCATTCTTCATGTCCTGGTGGCCAAGCTGCGAGCCCACCAGATGCGCTACACTGACTACAAACTCCG GCTGGCCAAGTCCACGTTGACCCTCATCCCCCTGCTGGGGGTCCACGAGGTGGTGTTTGCCTTCGTGACTGACGAGCATGCCCAGGGTGCCCTGCGCTCCACCAAGCTCTTCTTCGACCTCTTCCTCAGCTCCTTCCAG gGCCTGCTGGTGGCTGTCCTCTACTGTTTCCTCAACAAGGAG GTGCAGTCGGAGCTGCTGCGGCGCTGGCACCGCTGGCACGAGGGCAAAGCCCTGCACAACGAACGCCACATGGGCGGTGGCCACATGGCCCAGCCTGCCAGCGGGCCCCCCAGCCAGAAGCTGTTACTCTCAAGGGGCGGTGGCAGCAGCAATGGGACCAGCCAGGACCCCTCTGCAGAGACCTGCTTGGCTGGCGGCCTCCCTGGATTGGCCGAGAGCCCCTTCTGA
- the GCGR gene encoding glucagon receptor isoform X2 translates to MPRLQPRCPHLLLLLLLAWQPQAPSAQVMDFLFEKWKLYGDQCLYNLSLLPPPTELVCNRTFDKYSCWPDTPPNTTANISCPWYLPWHRKVQHRFVFKRCGPDGQWVRGPRGQPWRNASQCQVDDEELAVQKEAAQMYSSFQVMYTVGYSLSLGALLLALAILLGLSKLHCTRNYIHVNLFTSFVLKASSVLAIDALLKTRYSQRIGDDLSVSVWLSDGYGVVANYCWLLVEGLYLHGLLGLAAAPGRSCFGLYLGIGWGAPMLFVIPWAVVKCLFENIQCWTSNDNMAFWWILRFPVFLAILINFFIFIRILHVLVAKLRAHQMRYTDYKLRLAKSTLTLIPLLGVHEVVFAFVTDEHAQGALRSTKLFFDLFLSSFQGLLVAVLYCFLNKEVQSELLRRWHRWHEGKALHNERHMGGGHMAQPASGPPSQKLLLSRGGGSSNGTSQDPSAETCLAGGLPGLAESPF, encoded by the exons ATGCCCCGCCTCCAGCCAcgctgcccccacctcctgctgctgctgctgctggcctggcAG CCACAGGCCCCCTCCGCTCAGGTGATGGACTTCCTGTTTGAGAAGTGGAAGCTCTACGGAGACCAGTGTCTCTACAACCTGAgcctgctgcccccacccacgG AGCTGGTCTGTAACAGAACGTTTGACAAGTATTCCTGCTGGCCGGACACCCCTCCCAACACCACGGCCAACATCTCCTGCCCCTGGTACCTCCCCTGGCACCGCAAAG TGCAGCACCGCTTCGTCTTCAAGAGGTGTGGGCCCGATGGGCAGTGGGTGCGCGGGCCTCGGGGGCAGCCGTGGCGGAATGCCTCCCAGTGCCAGGTGGACGACGAGGAGCTCGCAGTCCAG AAAGAGGCGGCCCAGATGTACAGCAGCTTCCAGGTGATGTACACGGTGGGGTACTCCCTCTCCCTGGGGGCCCTGCTCCTGGCCCTGGCCATCCTGCTGGGCCTCAG CAAGCTGCACTGTACCCGGAACTACATCCACGTGAACCTGTTCACGTCCTTCGTGCTCAAGGCCAGCTCCGTGCTGGCCATCGACGCGCTGCTCAAGACCCGCTACAGCCAGCGGATCGGGGACGACCTCAGCGTGAGCGTCTGGCTGAGTGACGGG TACGGAGTCGTGGCCAACTACTGCTGGCTGCTGGTGGAGGGCCTGTACCTGCACGGCCTGCTGGGCCTCGCCGCCGCCCCTGGGAGGAGCTGCTTCGGCCTTTACCTGGGCATCGGCTGGG GTGCCCCCATGCTGTTCGTCATCCCCTGGGCGGTGGTCAAGTGTCTGTTCGAGAACATCCA gtGCTGGACCAGCAACGACAACATGGCCTTCTGGTGGATCCTGCGGTTCCCCGTCTTCCTGGCCATCCTG ATCAACTTTTTCATCTTCATCCGCATTCTTCATGTCCTGGTGGCCAAGCTGCGAGCCCACCAGATGCGCTACACTGACTACAAACTCCG GCTGGCCAAGTCCACGTTGACCCTCATCCCCCTGCTGGGGGTCCACGAGGTGGTGTTTGCCTTCGTGACTGACGAGCATGCCCAGGGTGCCCTGCGCTCCACCAAGCTCTTCTTCGACCTCTTCCTCAGCTCCTTCCAG gGCCTGCTGGTGGCTGTCCTCTACTGTTTCCTCAACAAGGAG GTGCAGTCGGAGCTGCTGCGGCGCTGGCACCGCTGGCACGAGGGCAAAGCCCTGCACAACGAACGCCACATGGGCGGTGGCCACATGGCCCAGCCTGCCAGCGGGCCCCCCAGCCAGAAGCTGTTACTCTCAAGGGGCGGTGGCAGCAGCAATGGGACCAGCCAGGACCCCTCTGCAGAGACCTGCTTGGCTGGCGGCCTCCCTGGATTGGCCGAGAGCCCCTTCTGA
- the GCGR gene encoding glucagon receptor isoform X3: MRGATLSPPLQSWSVTERLTSIPAGRTPLPTPRPTSPAPGTSPGTAKHRFVFKRCGPDGQWVRGPRGQPWRNASQCQVDDEELAVQKEAAQMYSSFQVMYTVGYSLSLGALLLALAILLGLSKLHCTRNYIHVNLFTSFVLKASSVLAIDALLKTRYSQRIGDDLSVSVWLSDGAVAGCRVAAVFMQYGVVANYCWLLVEGLYLHGLLGLAAAPGRSCFGLYLGIGWGAPMLFVIPWAVVKCLFENIQCWTSNDNMAFWWILRFPVFLAILINFFIFIRILHVLVAKLRAHQMRYTDYKLRLAKSTLTLIPLLGVHEVVFAFVTDEHAQGALRSTKLFFDLFLSSFQGLLVAVLYCFLNKEVQSELLRRWHRWHEGKALHNERHMGGGHMAQPASGPPSQKLLLSRGGGSSNGTSQDPSAETCLAGGLPGLAESPF, encoded by the exons ATGCGGGGAGCGACCCTGTCCCCACCTCTGCAGAGCTGGTCTGTAACAGAACGTTTGACAAGTATTCCTGCTGGCCGGACACCCCTCCCAACACCACGGCCAACATCTCCTGCCCCTGGTACCTCCCCTGGCACCGCAAAG CACCGCTTCGTCTTCAAGAGGTGTGGGCCCGATGGGCAGTGGGTGCGCGGGCCTCGGGGGCAGCCGTGGCGGAATGCCTCCCAGTGCCAGGTGGACGACGAGGAGCTCGCAGTCCAG AAAGAGGCGGCCCAGATGTACAGCAGCTTCCAGGTGATGTACACGGTGGGGTACTCCCTCTCCCTGGGGGCCCTGCTCCTGGCCCTGGCCATCCTGCTGGGCCTCAG CAAGCTGCACTGTACCCGGAACTACATCCACGTGAACCTGTTCACGTCCTTCGTGCTCAAGGCCAGCTCCGTGCTGGCCATCGACGCGCTGCTCAAGACCCGCTACAGCCAGCGGATCGGGGACGACCTCAGCGTGAGCGTCTGGCTGAGTGACGGG GCGGTGGCCGGCTGCCGGGTGGCCGCGGTGTTCATGCAGTACGGAGTCGTGGCCAACTACTGCTGGCTGCTGGTGGAGGGCCTGTACCTGCACGGCCTGCTGGGCCTCGCCGCCGCCCCTGGGAGGAGCTGCTTCGGCCTTTACCTGGGCATCGGCTGGG GTGCCCCCATGCTGTTCGTCATCCCCTGGGCGGTGGTCAAGTGTCTGTTCGAGAACATCCA gtGCTGGACCAGCAACGACAACATGGCCTTCTGGTGGATCCTGCGGTTCCCCGTCTTCCTGGCCATCCTG ATCAACTTTTTCATCTTCATCCGCATTCTTCATGTCCTGGTGGCCAAGCTGCGAGCCCACCAGATGCGCTACACTGACTACAAACTCCG GCTGGCCAAGTCCACGTTGACCCTCATCCCCCTGCTGGGGGTCCACGAGGTGGTGTTTGCCTTCGTGACTGACGAGCATGCCCAGGGTGCCCTGCGCTCCACCAAGCTCTTCTTCGACCTCTTCCTCAGCTCCTTCCAG gGCCTGCTGGTGGCTGTCCTCTACTGTTTCCTCAACAAGGAG GTGCAGTCGGAGCTGCTGCGGCGCTGGCACCGCTGGCACGAGGGCAAAGCCCTGCACAACGAACGCCACATGGGCGGTGGCCACATGGCCCAGCCTGCCAGCGGGCCCCCCAGCCAGAAGCTGTTACTCTCAAGGGGCGGTGGCAGCAGCAATGGGACCAGCCAGGACCCCTCTGCAGAGACCTGCTTGGCTGGCGGCCTCCCTGGATTGGCCGAGAGCCCCTTCTGA